The following are encoded in a window of Verrucomicrobiota bacterium genomic DNA:
- a CDS encoding ABC transporter ATP-binding protein produces MMDEGRLAIDVHGLAKRFGEVRAVAGVDFGVREGELFGFLGPNGAGKTTTINMLTGLARPDAGTIRIAGIDCSKNPKAAQHLMGVVPDESNLYPELSGFANLCFCGSLYGMGKREREARARELLDRFGLADAAGRKFAGYSRGMKRKLTIAAGIIHAPAILFLDEPTTGIDVASARQIRQLIADLNAGATTIFLTTHYIEEAERLCGRIAFIVKGRIVRTDTVEDLMRQTEGRHVMQFTVPDGAARLCEAIVAEFPHLQCKATSDSAIRLESFSPVRVGPVVRFLEDHGAEVSEARKIRPSLEEVFVHITGIEAGAMKQEKEKTGADARRLRSEPITSARGPRA; encoded by the coding sequence ATGATGGATGAGGGCCGTCTTGCCATTGACGTACACGGTCTCGCCAAGCGCTTCGGCGAGGTGCGGGCCGTTGCGGGCGTCGATTTCGGCGTGCGCGAGGGAGAGCTGTTCGGCTTCCTCGGCCCAAACGGCGCGGGCAAGACCACGACGATCAACATGCTCACCGGTCTGGCGCGGCCGGATGCCGGCACGATTCGCATTGCGGGCATCGACTGCTCGAAGAACCCCAAAGCCGCCCAGCACCTCATGGGCGTTGTGCCCGACGAGAGCAACCTGTATCCCGAGCTGTCGGGCTTCGCGAACCTCTGCTTCTGCGGCTCGCTATACGGCATGGGCAAGCGCGAGCGCGAAGCGCGGGCGCGCGAGTTGCTCGACCGCTTCGGCCTGGCCGACGCGGCCGGCCGGAAATTCGCCGGCTACTCCAGGGGCATGAAGCGCAAGCTCACCATCGCGGCGGGCATCATCCACGCGCCGGCCATCCTGTTCCTCGACGAGCCGACCACCGGCATAGATGTCGCCAGCGCGCGCCAGATCCGGCAACTGATCGCTGACCTGAACGCCGGCGCGACAACGATCTTCCTGACCACGCACTACATCGAGGAAGCCGAGCGGCTGTGCGGGCGCATCGCCTTCATCGTCAAGGGCCGGATTGTCCGCACCGACACCGTCGAGGACCTCATGCGGCAAACGGAAGGCCGTCATGTCATGCAGTTCACCGTTCCCGACGGCGCGGCCAGGCTGTGCGAGGCGATCGTGGCCGAGTTCCCGCATCTGCAGTGCAAGGCGACTTCCGACAGCGCCATCCGTCTGGAGTCCTTCTCACCCGTTCGGGTCGGCCCAGTAGTGCGATTCCTGGAGGACCATGGCGCGGAGGTGTCCGAGGCGCGCAAGATTCGCCCTTCGCTCGAGGAGGTTTTCGTCCACATCACGGGCATCGAGGCCGGCGCGATGAAGCAGGAGAAAGAGAAAACGGGAGCCGACGCACGCAGATTGCGGTCCGAACCTATCACATCAGCAAGAGGGCCTCGCGCATGA
- a CDS encoding GNAT family N-acetyltransferase: MVQLVQRVGLQRVRPVGYHVGDLAWRMLRDPAFVAQENIILWERHDGAVVGLAMIYRFNAGYAVDLQVDPEMCGLERKMWLWTIGELQGRAKEGAQDTLLTSTYGLESSRVADLEALGFSRDVGVYVQMVRALGDPLPAPPLPEGFSIRRADGKDVNARVGRHQHTLNAAYTGEAYRRLRQFPLYSQELDLVAVAPGGELAGLALCWFDQKNRSAEIEPLAVLPAFRRKGIGRALIHECLCRLRERGAKWVMASTSDSNAAAKSLYANSGFSCMEREYDFSRPLWTSESGVSRRAIP, translated from the coding sequence ATGGTTCAGTTGGTGCAGCGCGTGGGTCTCCAACGAGTTCGCCCCGTGGGGTACCATGTTGGGGATCTGGCGTGGCGAATGCTAAGGGACCCGGCATTTGTTGCTCAAGAGAACATCATACTGTGGGAACGTCATGATGGTGCGGTGGTTGGACTGGCCATGATCTACCGCTTCAATGCAGGCTACGCTGTCGACCTGCAGGTCGACCCTGAGATGTGCGGTCTCGAGCGCAAGATGTGGCTGTGGACCATAGGCGAGCTGCAAGGCCGCGCGAAGGAAGGGGCTCAGGACACTCTGCTCACGAGCACCTATGGCCTGGAGTCTTCTCGCGTCGCTGACCTCGAGGCTCTGGGGTTCAGCCGTGATGTCGGGGTCTATGTCCAAATGGTGCGTGCGCTTGGAGATCCGCTGCCTGCACCGCCTTTGCCAGAGGGCTTCTCGATCCGCCGCGCGGACGGGAAGGATGTCAACGCGCGCGTGGGACGACATCAACACACACTCAACGCGGCATACACTGGAGAGGCCTACAGGCGGTTGCGGCAGTTCCCTCTTTATAGCCAAGAACTCGATCTGGTTGCCGTCGCCCCCGGTGGTGAGCTTGCCGGCCTTGCTCTATGTTGGTTTGATCAGAAGAATCGGTCGGCCGAGATCGAACCCCTCGCGGTATTGCCTGCCTTCCGACGCAAGGGCATCGGCAGGGCGCTCATACACGAGTGCCTGTGCCGTCTTCGGGAACGCGGAGCGAAGTGGGTCATGGCGAGTACAAGCGATTCCAATGCGGCGGCGAAGAGCTTGTATGCGAACAGCGGGTTCTCGTGCATGGAACGGGAGTATGACTTCAGCAGACCGCTATGGACAAGCGAGTCCGGTGTGTCTCGCCGAGCCATCCCCTGA
- a CDS encoding ABC transporter substrate-binding protein — MSRRYMVAAAVIVLVTVLVVVLALLNRGKQPEPGILKVGVVLPLTGPAADQGKDILSGIEMARDEINGSRKNDDPKVELIIEDSMASPKGGVSALEKLIQTERPPAVIGPIASSVMLAMIPVAEREKVVLLSPAASSPQISNAGRYIFRISLLAPPQARALAKFAKDELSAERAAVLYVNDDSGISYRDAFRDAFAAQGGTVVFEDSYEKTGTDFRTQLTKLKAANAEITFVPGIPQTVGLILKQARELGVDTQFLGNYGTEGESLLTLAGNAAEGFIYTSIPVSDEFVKSFDAKFGRHPTIGAPLGYDALQVVAHVAKAHGTSSEAIRKGLSELRDYDGATGLTTILPSGDAEKEVTLKAVSNGAFTGYRVGQQ; from the coding sequence ATGAGCAGAAGGTACATGGTTGCAGCAGCAGTGATCGTCCTCGTTACTGTCCTCGTTGTTGTCCTTGCCCTGCTGAACAGGGGGAAGCAACCCGAGCCTGGTATCCTGAAGGTCGGCGTCGTTTTACCGCTGACGGGGCCGGCGGCTGACCAAGGCAAGGATATTCTCTCGGGCATCGAGATGGCCAGAGATGAGATCAACGGGTCGCGCAAGAACGACGACCCCAAGGTAGAGCTCATCATCGAAGACAGCATGGCTTCGCCGAAGGGTGGCGTCTCGGCCCTTGAGAAGCTGATTCAGACGGAGCGCCCGCCGGCTGTGATCGGCCCGATCGCCAGCTCCGTCATGCTGGCGATGATCCCCGTCGCCGAGCGTGAGAAGGTGGTTCTGCTCTCGCCGGCTGCGTCGAGTCCCCAGATCTCCAACGCAGGTCGCTACATCTTCCGGATCTCGCTTCTGGCGCCTCCTCAAGCGAGAGCTCTGGCCAAGTTCGCCAAGGACGAACTTAGCGCCGAGCGAGCCGCCGTGCTGTACGTCAACGACGACTCGGGGATTTCGTACAGGGACGCCTTCCGCGATGCGTTCGCTGCCCAGGGTGGTACAGTGGTCTTTGAGGACTCGTACGAAAAAACCGGGACGGACTTCCGAACCCAGTTGACCAAACTGAAAGCGGCGAACGCCGAGATCACATTCGTCCCTGGCATCCCGCAGACGGTCGGGCTGATCCTGAAGCAGGCCAGGGAACTCGGCGTCGACACCCAGTTCCTGGGGAACTACGGAACCGAGGGGGAAAGCCTTCTCACGTTGGCCGGGAACGCGGCCGAGGGCTTCATATACACCTCCATCCCTGTGTCCGACGAGTTCGTCAAGTCTTTCGACGCGAAGTTCGGCCGTCATCCCACGATAGGTGCTCCGCTAGGCTACGACGCGCTACAGGTTGTTGCGCATGTCGCCAAGGCCCACGGAACATCGTCAGAGGCGATCAGAAAGGGGCTATCAGAGCTCAGGGACTACGACGGCGCCACCGGACTGACAACCATTCTTCCGTCAGGGGATGCTGAGAAGGAGGTGACCTTGAAGGCCGTGAGTAATGGAGCCTTCACTGGTTACAGAGTAGGTCAGCAGTGA
- a CDS encoding winged helix-turn-helix transcriptional regulator — MAALVKVLKALSSEPRLKIFRLLKDRSLCVNAITAKLKITQSAVSQHLRILKEAGLVEAEKHGYWIHYTVNRDALGRYAGSIAKLFDTAGE, encoded by the coding sequence ATGGCGGCCTTGGTCAAGGTTCTCAAAGCGTTGTCGTCCGAGCCGAGGCTCAAGATCTTCCGGCTCCTCAAAGACCGCTCCCTGTGCGTCAACGCCATCACGGCCAAGCTCAAGATCACCCAGTCCGCTGTCTCGCAGCATCTGCGCATCCTCAAGGAGGCCGGTCTTGTCGAGGCCGAAAAGCACGGTTACTGGATACACTACACGGTCAACCGCGACGCGCTGGGTCGGTACGCCGGCTCCATCGCCAAGCTGTTCGACACCGCAGGTGAATAA
- a CDS encoding DsrE family protein has translation MKLGMIITQTDPETVFNALRLALYSLEQGDQVRVFLSGKGVEIDRIQDSKFNVKDQAQKVLDAGGEFLACGACLKLRNSEGSEVCPLSTLKDQYELVRDSDKVITV, from the coding sequence ATGAAGCTCGGCATGATCATCACGCAGACCGATCCGGAGACTGTCTTCAACGCGTTGCGTCTGGCGCTCTACAGCCTGGAACAGGGCGACCAAGTGCGCGTCTTCCTTTCCGGCAAAGGCGTTGAGATAGACAGGATCCAGGACTCCAAGTTCAACGTCAAGGACCAGGCGCAGAAAGTCCTCGACGCCGGCGGCGAGTTCCTCGCATGCGGAGCCTGCCTGAAGCTGCGCAACTCGGAGGGCTCGGAGGTCTGTCCGCTGTCGACGCTCAAGGATCAGTACGAGCTCGTACGCGATTCCGATAAGGTCATCACCGTATGA
- a CDS encoding GIY-YIG nuclease family protein: MAFWTYILQSESTGRFYCGSSDDVERRVRQHNDPEYHGSKTTKRFQGPWRLVWHQEHASRSEAMQQERRIKKRGIRRFLDDAER; the protein is encoded by the coding sequence ATGGCGTTCTGGACTTACATCCTCCAGAGCGAGTCGACGGGCCGGTTCTACTGCGGGTCCAGCGACGACGTGGAACGACGCGTCCGCCAGCATAACGACCCCGAGTACCACGGCTCCAAGACCACGAAGCGTTTCCAGGGCCCCTGGCGTCTTGTCTGGCACCAGGAGCACGCGTCGCGATCAGAGGCCATGCAGCAGGAACGCCGCATCAAGAAGCGCGGCATCCGACGCTTCCTCGATGACGCGGAGCGGTAG
- a CDS encoding MBL fold metallo-hydrolase produces MEITDHIHAIRVPFSIPLPGGRWLERFTWIYVVLGDRVGIVDAGVAGSWARVGEFLARIGRRPDEVAVCAFTHAHPDHIGSAQSMRAATGCRFAAHAADQPWIEDVELQARRRPVPGFHELVEGGVPVDDVLDDGARIDLGAGQTLRVIHTPGHSPGHIALLHEAGRVLITGDALVESGSMPTYTDAADTVRSLQRLRRFVGVDLLLSSLDDAPITRDRIAERVNAATAYVGKVHRAVRASQAAAPDLDLTRRTADVIERLGLPPFAANPITALALASHLDAADDVFAV; encoded by the coding sequence ATGGAGATCACCGATCACATCCACGCCATCCGCGTACCGTTTTCGATCCCGCTGCCGGGTGGCCGTTGGCTCGAGCGCTTCACGTGGATCTACGTCGTGCTCGGCGACCGTGTCGGCATCGTCGATGCCGGGGTGGCCGGCTCGTGGGCGCGGGTAGGGGAGTTTCTTGCCCGGATCGGCCGGCGGCCGGACGAGGTAGCCGTCTGCGCGTTCACGCACGCGCACCCGGACCACATCGGCTCGGCGCAGTCCATGCGCGCGGCGACCGGATGCCGGTTCGCGGCCCACGCCGCCGACCAGCCGTGGATCGAGGACGTCGAGCTCCAGGCTCGCCGGCGCCCCGTGCCCGGCTTCCACGAGCTCGTCGAGGGCGGCGTGCCCGTCGACGACGTGCTCGACGATGGCGCGCGCATCGACCTCGGCGCCGGCCAGACCCTGCGCGTCATCCACACCCCCGGCCACTCGCCCGGCCACATCGCCCTGCTGCACGAGGCCGGCCGCGTGCTCATCACGGGCGACGCCCTCGTCGAGTCCGGCTCGATGCCCACCTACACCGACGCCGCCGACACCGTCCGCTCCCTCCAGCGCCTCCGCCGCTTCGTGGGCGTTGACCTGCTGCTCTCCTCGCTCGACGACGCGCCCATCACGCGCGACCGGATCGCCGAGCGTGTCAACGCCGCCACTGCCTACGTCGGCAAGGTCCACCGCGCCGTCCGCGCCAGCCAAGCCGCCGCGCCCGACCTCGATCTCACCCGGCGCACGGCCGACGTCATCGAGCGTCTCGGCCTTCCGCCCTTCGCCGCCAACCCGATCACAGCCCTCGCCCTCGCCTCGCATCTCGACGCTGCCGACGACGTGTTCGCCGTGTAG